One Danio rerio strain Tuebingen ecotype United States chromosome 9, GRCz12tu, whole genome shotgun sequence genomic region harbors:
- the crygm2d11 gene encoding crystallin, gamma M2d11 (The RefSeq protein has 1 substitution compared to this genomic sequence): protein MMGKVVFYEDRNFQGRSYECMGDCGDFSSYMSRCHSCRVESGCWMMYDQTNYMGNGYFFRRGEYADYMSMFGMNNCIRSCRMIPMYRGSYRMRIYERDNFGGQMYEMMDDCGNIMDRYRMSHCQSCHVMDGHWLFYDQPHYRGRMWHFGPGQYRNFSNYGGMRFMSMRRIMDSWY from the exons ATGATGGGAAAG GTCGTCTTCTACGAGGATAGGAACTTCCAGGGTCGCTCTTATGAGTGTATGGGCGACTGTGGTGACTTTTCCTCCTACATGAGCCGTTGTCACTCATGCAGAGTGGAGAGTGGCTGCTGGATGATGTATGACCAAACCAACTACATGGGTAATGGGTATTTCTTTAGGAGGGGAGAGTATGCTGATTACATGTCGATGTTTGGAATGAACAACTGCATCAGGTCCTGCCGTATGATCCCCATG TACAGGGGATCCTACAGAATGAGGATCTATGAGAGGGACAACTTTGGAGGTCAAATGTACGAGATGATGGATGACTGTGACAACATCATGGACCGTTACCGCATGTCTCACTGCCAGTCCTGCCATGTGATGGACGGCCACTGGCTCTTTTATGACCAGCCCCACTACAGAGGCAGGATGTGGCACTTCGGACCTGGACAGTACAGAAACTTCAGCAATTATGGTGGCATGAGATTCATGAGCATGAGGCGCATCATGGACTCTTGGTACTAG